From the Pseudomonas monsensis genome, the window CGGATTGACTTCAATCAGTTGCAAAAGACGCTGCTGGCCAAGCCCGCAATCAAACCGGCCATCGAGCAGTTGCTTGATCATCGTATCGTCGCCCTCGCTCACACGGCAGTGCTGCAAGGGCACTTGCTCGACAGTGACCTGCAACTGATCCAGCGCCTGCGTGACCGCAGCGATCCCCGCCTGCACGCCGCCGCCCTGTCGCTGCATGGCGCACAGTTGCAGGACTTGTGGGTGCTGCGCCAGAACGATGAAAGCGGTGCGCTCAAACGGCTATTGCTGTGCACGCCAGAGGCGCCGCGCGCGCAACAATTCCAGGCCTTCGACAGTGAACGCGAATGCCAGACCCACTTGCTCGGCTGGGCCAGACACAATGATGGCGCCGAGAGCATGACCGGCTACCTGATCAGCCGTGCGCCCATGCGCTTTCGCGCAAAGCTGCGCCACGTATTGTCCGGATTGAGTTTCAAGCCTGAGGCACTGGAACATCAAAAGATCACCTTCGATCGCACCGGCAGTCATCTCGATTGCCTGCGGGCGATGGCCGAACATGTGCTCGCCACACGGATCGACGACTACGATTTCAGTACACCGGCGTGGTATCGCTCGACCACCGCCGCCAACCGCCGGAAGCTGACGACCCTGAGCCAAGACGCCGAAGGTGCCTTGCGCGCGTTCGACAACCACGCCTTGTCGGGCAGTCGCTTTCCGACGTTTGATGACTACGTGCACGAGCAAGCAAAAATCAGCTTGAACCAATTGCTCAAACGCACGGCCAACGATGTCGACCCGAATACCGTCTGGGCGTTCTCGCCAAGCTCCCTCGTGCACGCGTGGACGCCAAAACCGATGACTTACACCACGCTTTATCGCGACGGCTACGCCGACGGCGTGGGTTTTTTCGATGAGAAGTTTTCCCGCTCGGCCCGCTTTCGAGGCCCGGAGGGCGTCGATATCAGCAACCTGACCGCACAGAATGTCGCACGCTCGGTCACCGGTGTCTGGATCGGCCAGCGCTACATCGACAAGGTCAAGGCTGAGCTGCAAAGTTCGACGAGCGGAGGCTACGGCTTCAGGCGCAACGCGACCCTGGCCATTACCCGGCTGCAGATGAAAACCGCCGCGCTGGAATGCCAGCTGCAAGGCCATATCGCCAGCCGCGATCTACAATGGCTGGAGCAGAGTATCGACAGCATGGAGCAGACTTCCGGAGCCATCCGCACGACCTATCCGATTCACCGTTTGATGATCGACGGCGAATGGGTGATCGATGCGTGGCTGTTCGGCCATGGCGACAACCCGGTGCTGCTCTACACACCCGACGCACCCGACGGCGTCGCCTTTCGCGAAGCGCGGCTGTTCAATTACCTGCTTCAGCAGCAGTCAGGCATGCTCGAATACCTGACCATGCGCGTCGGCGCCGGCGCCCGGAACAGGGTTCGCACGCACCTTGAAAACATCAAGAAAGGGCTGCCCAAAGACCTCTATAAAACCACCGCCAGCCCCGCACTTTACGACTCGACCCGGACGGTCGCAGCGGTCAGTGATCTGCGCGCGGCCCTTTACGACATGAAGCTGCAACGTCGGATCGACGACGTTAACGCCACCACCACCCGCCGTGCGCAAATGATCGCCAGTCTGGTCTGGACCTGTGTCGAATGGGTTACCGCCATCGCCACTGCCCCGTTCCCCCTGCTGAGCCTGAGCAGCGGCCTGTTACTGGCTTTCAAGGACGCCATGCTCAGCCTGCACGCGTATCGCCAGGGTGACCATGGCGAAGCATTCCAGCACTTTCTCGGTTATCTGTTCAACAGCGCCGGTGCGCTGCTGACCGACCTGCGTCCGGCACTGCGTTCACTCAAGGCCGTGCGCCTGCCTTTGCGTCAGCGCATCGCCAGCGCCAGTGTCAGCAACGATCCACAGGCGGTCATGACTGTGATCAATCAAGGGGCACCCGAACCTGAATGGGATGGCATGCATGCGGTCTTTTTCAAAAACAAATTGTACTTTACCCCCAACAGTCCCGACCCATTCGGCCGTTACTTGCTCTATTGGCACAAGCCGGATTCCGCCGACCTTGTTTCTACCGGCATCCTGACCGAGCGCAACGCCGACGGGGTGATGGTGCGCAGCGGCTTGGCCGGCGGCGCGCCCAAATACCAGACCGTGCCCGAGACACCCGGTCCGCACAAGGTCTATGGCGTGGAAAGCAAATACCACCAGCACATCGAAGCGGTGATGAATCCGCAAATCCGGCAGAACATCCTCCAGCGCAGTCAGTACGATATAGCCCCCCGTACCGACCTGGTGGTCGAGGAACTCGCCTCGACACGCAGCGCCTACCTGAAACAGGTCGAAAAGCTCAGCACGGACGCCACCGCGCATTTCGCCGAAAGTGCTCCGCTGCCAGCCCGCGCCGAAGTCCCGCCAGTTGCCGACAACCTGTCATTTGCCCAGTTGATCGCCAGCGACACCGTCAAAGGGAAAAACCTGGTGATCGGCGCCCAGCCCGGTTCGATCGCCAGCAAACAATTGCTGATCAGCAATCTGGACGCACTCGCGAGCAACGACTTCAAGCGACTTTACGTGGAATACCTGGCGGGAGATGTTTTCCATATCAAGCTGGAAAAAATGAACAAGGGCGGAACCTGGAGACACATCAAAAAACACCTTAAAGCCGTCGACCGTGCGCTGGGACATGAGGAAAACGCGGCGTTCTCTTATCTGGCACTGGTGCGTACCGCGCGCGAAAAGGGTCTGAAAATCCATGCGCTGGATGCGTCGACCAGCTACCAACTGGACGGCGCCCTGGTACTGGACGACGTTTCGCCATTGACCCCTCGCAGCAACACCTTGAGGAATTTCTATTCGCACAAGACGCTGGCCGCCGATATCGCCGATGCG encodes:
- a CDS encoding membrane-targeted effector domain-containing toxin translates to MSHTTAPTAEEIKNDLNAIGHHLFNTQTPLLPEQQLNPEQTYLKRLDAQLKTYRASYLQRSRVLYQALENSDLQSDEGKRLIATLKTRLAPQLLDMDQRDRIDGKPAKTFLNYDAGFTAFGHEARQAVTDRLLHPQAGALLQKLDLAPMLRPAVYALQFTYQDTTVELAGAFVVMEKDTRRVNDLQTDQSMGYALLFTPTRGIEFFNSLADLDNQLRSSLNQPGDREAFMHMLPTRYHAVGAAGIWPLLLAPIDSKPLFEHTYDALIEKRMQDIERALSFADNPQQDPTRLLTALENAIAGALPDLTPRLELRAQTLFERHLLYSAPDWYRSASTAQKTTLALHLRNYQQKRQHLLDLMEPAGSLRGVARQQWLERLSEDLEIDDLDPEKLSLSTERQVPGYGVYVHQSSLLELSLRGPHTGDELPGSAFLNHTRLTYDDAPLPETYADITPAWLIRQALDLQPRIDFNQLQKTLLAKPAIKPAIEQLLDHRIVALAHTAVLQGHLLDSDLQLIQRLRDRSDPRLHAAALSLHGAQLQDLWVLRQNDESGALKRLLLCTPEAPRAQQFQAFDSERECQTHLLGWARHNDGAESMTGYLISRAPMRFRAKLRHVLSGLSFKPEALEHQKITFDRTGSHLDCLRAMAEHVLATRIDDYDFSTPAWYRSTTAANRRKLTTLSQDAEGALRAFDNHALSGSRFPTFDDYVHEQAKISLNQLLKRTANDVDPNTVWAFSPSSLVHAWTPKPMTYTTLYRDGYADGVGFFDEKFSRSARFRGPEGVDISNLTAQNVARSVTGVWIGQRYIDKVKAELQSSTSGGYGFRRNATLAITRLQMKTAALECQLQGHIASRDLQWLEQSIDSMEQTSGAIRTTYPIHRLMIDGEWVIDAWLFGHGDNPVLLYTPDAPDGVAFREARLFNYLLQQQSGMLEYLTMRVGAGARNRVRTHLENIKKGLPKDLYKTTASPALYDSTRTVAAVSDLRAALYDMKLQRRIDDVNATTTRRAQMIASLVWTCVEWVTAIATAPFPLLSLSSGLLLAFKDAMLSLHAYRQGDHGEAFQHFLGYLFNSAGALLTDLRPALRSLKAVRLPLRQRIASASVSNDPQAVMTVINQGAPEPEWDGMHAVFFKNKLYFTPNSPDPFGRYLLYWHKPDSADLVSTGILTERNADGVMVRSGLAGGAPKYQTVPETPGPHKVYGVESKYHQHIEAVMNPQIRQNILQRSQYDIAPRTDLVVEELASTRSAYLKQVEKLSTDATAHFAESAPLPARAEVPPVADNLSFAQLIASDTVKGKNLVIGAQPGSIASKQLLISNLDALASNDFKRLYVEYLAGDVFHIKLEKMNKGGTWRHIKKHLKAVDRALGHEENAAFSYLALVRTAREKGLKIHALDASTSYQLDGALVLDDVSPLTPRSNTLRNFYSHKTLAADIADAPEERWVVLTEQSRMSTFDNTPGLADLHAAVAVRVEDVALDQPARIGLDSAGAIAGDAAARGDYRVQWPTAYKAPEPVSRPIASASVVDHFSEYDIAPSLRHDIAQMLHQPRGMDSRYSPTLPNEKQAYDAFIANRQRLQEKSRDAFAHYTPPEAATLPTITSDTAFDAFLEQLARGRWNLLLGEAHADVSSKALLKKYMKALKQAGYDTLYVEHLLTDLHQADLDIFYRTQHMPDRLKAYLHLQDRGHMPLYKGNDTYTEVYQLAAKYQIRIRALDCTASYHLQGMAGKDVSRNEMFSYFATQVIEADQLAHGPHKWMALIGNAHTNYNLGVPGLADTLSAISLHVRDTTAELARGVHHGMWEVVTGRRGVDSRALRSDFRMNMATAGTQTPAPTPAVSRSKLTLPGMFMIEHTGTGGPRLVHKSKTGDIVVTPIQINDQGLLFIDRWEKKDEGFKYLRELIDMLVHDVNLTEVK